The following coding sequences are from one Bacteroidales bacterium window:
- the dut gene encoding dUTP diphosphatase — MVDIKIRNESGNPNPEYATEGSAGMDLRANLKDDILLKPGQRVAIPTGLYIQLPDGFQAEVRPRSGLALKDGITVLNTPGTVDSDYRGEIKVILINLSNEGFVVKNADRIAQLVITRYEKIKWINVSELESTKRADGGFGHSGKE, encoded by the coding sequence ATGGTAGATATAAAGATCAGAAATGAATCAGGAAATCCAAATCCTGAATATGCTACTGAAGGTAGTGCTGGAATGGATCTTCGTGCAAATTTGAAGGATGATATTTTGCTTAAGCCTGGTCAAAGGGTTGCAATACCTACTGGCTTATATATCCAGTTACCTGATGGATTTCAGGCTGAAGTGCGACCAAGGTCGGGGCTGGCTTTAAAAGACGGTATAACTGTATTGAATACTCCTGGAACGGTCGATTCTGATTATAGGGGAGAAATTAAAGTCATTTTGATTAACTTGTCGAACGAGGGCTTTGTCGTCAAAAACGCCGATAGGATAGCTCAACTTGTTATTACAAGATATGAAAAAATTAAATGGATTAATGTGAGTGAACTTGAATCGACAAAACGTGCTGATGGTGGATTTGGACATAGCGGTAAAGAATAA
- a CDS encoding tetratricopeptide repeat protein, which translates to MVDLDIAVKNKMKKFIIFLVFINKFINTLQAYTVNVDSCYIKNQLDYDYLIVEGYRFLLNGNMQMAESIYEKAVKYEKCGAAAYFQLSKIKLIKGDAKSAEYYAEKACLISDNNTYLLNYINILKITGNRKIINSIIKRRLNEGVLDNELIYEYINSFIEENELRLAKKEMRKYHKILTDDLINRLNIAFEMKRENYENVLLILNSSSYIDGEEKNKLKAKIFTELQKNDSLKALIKNGSDLNSNFKREIAEIIIKNGKDSKTDIIKDLIENNIKDIEFEKWLIQFIINETSKDNLKEINLEEFIYKLKNYCYKDSETQFYATLADYYDKIELKDSLIAQLEILRRLDATNVFVYFRLIETYYSSNKWLKVVDICKDAKNIGLDDIRFNYFMGLAFYQMSDYENAKKNLESCLLSYVNDDFKYMVKGLLAEVYYKLGLFEFSDSLFEEVIKYNPNDLTARNNYAYYLAIREKRLDKAEDLSKYTIEREKNNASFFDTYAWILYKQGKYREAVKYIEKAIEIDKGNYIIWDHYGYILYKIRKRKMAENAWKRSCELKNCIFSLEEKLENERKINE; encoded by the coding sequence ATGGTGGATTTGGACATAGCGGTAAAGAATAAAATGAAAAAGTTTATAATTTTTTTAGTATTTATAAATAAGTTTATAAATACCTTACAGGCATATACTGTGAATGTAGATTCATGTTATATAAAGAATCAGCTCGACTATGATTATCTTATTGTTGAAGGATACAGATTTCTCTTAAACGGTAATATGCAAATGGCTGAAAGTATTTATGAAAAAGCTGTAAAATATGAGAAATGTGGAGCCGCAGCTTATTTTCAGTTATCGAAAATAAAACTCATTAAAGGAGACGCAAAAAGTGCTGAGTATTATGCGGAAAAAGCGTGTTTAATTAGCGATAATAATACATATCTATTAAACTATATTAATATTTTAAAAATTACTGGAAATAGAAAAATTATAAATAGTATTATAAAAAGAAGATTAAATGAAGGCGTATTAGATAATGAATTAATCTATGAATATATTAATTCGTTTATTGAAGAAAATGAATTAAGATTAGCAAAAAAGGAAATGAGAAAATACCATAAAATATTAACTGATGATTTGATTAATAGATTGAATATTGCCTTTGAAATGAAAAGAGAGAATTATGAAAATGTTTTACTGATATTAAATAGTTCAAGTTATATAGATGGTGAGGAAAAAAATAAGCTAAAAGCCAAAATTTTCACAGAGCTACAAAAAAATGATAGTTTGAAGGCATTAATTAAAAATGGATCTGATTTAAATTCTAATTTTAAACGTGAAATTGCTGAAATTATTATAAAAAATGGAAAAGATTCTAAAACCGATATCATAAAGGATTTAATTGAAAATAATATTAAAGATATAGAATTTGAGAAATGGTTGATTCAATTTATCATAAATGAAACATCAAAGGACAACTTGAAAGAGATTAATTTAGAAGAATTTATTTATAAGTTAAAAAATTATTGCTATAAAGATTCTGAAACTCAATTTTATGCTACCCTTGCTGATTATTATGATAAAATAGAATTAAAGGATTCTCTCATAGCTCAGCTGGAAATTCTTCGTAGGCTTGATGCAACGAATGTTTTTGTTTACTTTAGATTAATAGAAACATACTACAGTTCTAACAAGTGGTTAAAAGTAGTGGATATTTGTAAGGATGCAAAGAATATTGGGTTAGATGATATACGATTTAACTATTTTATGGGTTTGGCTTTTTATCAGATGTCGGATTATGAGAATGCAAAGAAAAATCTGGAATCATGTCTTCTTTCGTATGTAAATGATGATTTTAAATATATGGTAAAGGGATTATTAGCTGAGGTTTATTACAAATTAGGACTTTTTGAATTTAGCGATTCACTTTTTGAAGAGGTTATAAAATATAATCCGAATGATTTGACCGCACGTAATAATTATGCATATTATCTTGCAATAAGAGAAAAAAGATTAGATAAGGCTGAAGATTTAAGCAAATATACTATTGAGAGAGAAAAAAATAATGCTTCATTTTTTGATACGTATGCTTGGATATTATATAAGCAAGGTAAATACAGAGAAGCCGTTAAATATATTGAAAAGGCCATAGAAATTGATAAAGGTAATTATATTATATGGGATCATTACGGATATATTCTGTACAAAATTAGAAAGAGAAAAATGGCAGAAAATGCATGGAAAAGGAGTTGTGAATTGAAAAATTGTATTTTCAGTTTAGAAGAAAAATTGGAAAATGAAAGGAAGATAAATGAATAA